The Thermus amyloliquefaciens nucleotide sequence TCTTCGCCCTGGCGGAGGCGCGGGAACTCAAGCTTCCCCGGACCAGGCGGGCCCCGGAGAGGCCCAGGGTGCGCCTGGAAGCGGGAAAGGTCCGGCGGCTTTGGTTGGGCAGGCGGGAGGTGCCCCTGGAGGGGTCGGGAAAGGCCTTTGACCTGCTCCTCCTTCTGGCCTCTGAGGGCCCCCTGACCTGGCGGGAAGCGGCGCTCAGGCTCTGGGGGGAGGACGGCCCCGGGGTGAGGGAGCGGCTCCACATGACGGCCTCGAGGGCCAGGGACCTCCTGGCCGACCGGGAAGCGGTGCGGTGGGAGGGGGAGGTGCTCAGGCTGGACCCGGAGAGGAGATGGGAGGCGTGTTAGAAACCTTCCGGGCCACCCGGTACACCCCCGCCCTGGACCCGGCGGGGGGGCGCACCACCTCCAGGAGCCCCCGCTCGGTCAGGAGGCGGAGGGCCCGGGCGGCGGCGTCCGGGCTCATCTCCAGGTCCTGGGCCAGCTCCCGGGCGGAGTACTCCCCCTCCCCCAGGGCCCAGATGTGGAACCACACCAGGCGGGCCGAACAGGGGAGGCCGCGGAACTTCTCAGGGTCGTAAAGGGGACGCCTAGGCACGCTCACAGTCTAACCGGCGGGCAGGGCCCGGCGCGGCCCCCGAAGGGGGCGGCCCCCGGGCCGAGCGTCAGCTGAACCGCGGCGGCATGTACGGCGCGGCGGCCCGGGGGCCGAGCGCCGGGCCGGAGGGGAGAAGGGCGCCCGCGGCGGGTGGTGGGCAAGGGCGCGCCCCGGCCCGCCGCCCCCCTCGCGGGGGGCAGGCGAGGCCGGGGCTTCCTCACAGGTCAGCTCCTTAGACTTCCCACCCCGTTGGGGAAAGCCTCCCCTACCAGGGCGGTGAGGGCCCGCAGAGTCTCCTTCTCTACGGCCCAAGCCACCCGGGCCATCTCCAGGTTGGCCTCGGCCACCCGGTACACGGCCCGGGCACTCCGCACAGCCTCCTCTTCCTCCTGGGTCTTTTCCAGAAGCTCGGCCTGCCGGGCCTGCTCGTTCCGGCCCTCGAGGCCCTCCCGGATGGCCCGGGCGCGGGCGTCTTCCAGGGCGTCCTGGGCCGCCTCGAGGGCCAGCCTGGCCTCGGCGTGGGCGGCGATGGCGGCGATGAGGGCCCGGGCCCGGTCCCTGAGGGCCTCCAGAACCTCATCCACGCGGGCCTTGAGCTCCTCGGTCTGGATCTGGGTCAGGTTCTCGCTCACGGCTTCCTCCTGGAAGGGGGGGCGGGGCGGGCCCCGCCCCCGCGCGGGCTACCTGGTGCCGGGGCCGAGGCCCTTCACCTCATCGGAGAGGGGAGACACCCGGCCGGGATCCTGGGGGCCGAGGGCCGAGGCAGGGGCGGAGAGGAGGAGGAGAAGGGCGAGGAGAAGGGCGAGGGCGCGCATTAGAAGGGCACCTCCTCTTCCCCGGCAGGCTGGGCAGGCTCCTTCTCCCGGAGGATGCGGGCGGCCTCGAGGCGGGCCTCCTCCAGAAAGGCGTGTACGCTCTGCTCGAAGGACTGGTAGTCCGCGAAGGCGCGGGCGAAGGTAAGGGCCTCCTGCAGGGCGGCGTGGACCTCCTGGGCCAGGATGAGGGGGGTAAAAGCGCTGGTGGCCTCCCCTGCCACCGCCCACCCGTACAGCTCCGCCACCTTCTCCCGGACGCGGGAGATCAACCACGCCGCATGCCAGAGGGCCTGCTCCCGGGTGAAAACCTGATCCTGTGCCTGTGTGTTACGCTCCTTCATGGTTTCCTCCTTTGGAACCCGGAGGCCTGGCTCTTGGCGGGGTCCCGGCCTCCGTTTCCATCTCCATAATATGACACAAAATAGGAGTTGTCAAGCTCTGGAAGCTAAAAAATAGCTTCCTGAACTGAGTACAGAACCCACCCCGGAACCCCGGCCAAGGGAAGGGAGGCCCACCCCGGCCCGGCAGGGCGCGGATCCCCGGCCACCCACACAGGAAGGCCCGCCCCACCGCCAGGCGGAGGGCCAGGGAGGAGCCAGGCCCCAAAGCGGGAGCGCCCCCACCGGGGGAAAGACCAGAAGGGCGGAGGCGGGGGGCAGGCCGAGGCCCGGGTGGCCGAGGACCACGGCCCGGGTGCGCTGGTGGAGCCGGGCGGCGGGGGGCCCGGAGAAGCGGGAAGCCTCCACCACCACGGCGGAGGGGCAGGCCAGGCGCACGGCCCGATCCACCCCGCGCTGGTCCCCTACCCGCACTACACCCCCTGAGGCCAGAACCAGAGCCACCACGGGGGCCACAGGCCAGGGGGAACCATGCCGAGAGCCCGCAAAGGCCACCACGCCAGAGAGAGAAAGAACCTGGGACACCTTAGACACCCCCCAACACCCGCGCACTTTTCCCGCGCCGGGCGCAAGGGCCCCAAAAGGGGGCGCGGAGGGCCGGAGGCAAGGCTGGGGGAGGGGCCCCACCCCGAAGGGCTTGGCCTTGCCGGGTCAGCCCGAAGGGCTAAGTTCCGGCCCGGAGCGCCCTACAATGGGGCCCAGCCCGGCGCGGAAAGGAAAGAAGCTTCCACTCTCCCCCGCCCCCCTTCGGGGTGGTCACGCAAGGCGTACATTTCGGCCGACGGGAAGGGGGGCGGGGGCAGGGGGTGGGGGAAGGGGCGGGGGAGGCTGAGGCGAGCCTGAAGAGAAAGTCGTTAAGGCTGTGTTCCCAGGAGCACCACCTCCACCGTCACCCCCTTGGGCCCGATATCCCTCACCTTTACCTCCACCACCTGGCCCGCCACGGGGGAACGCACGAGCTGACGCTCCGCCTCCCGGTCCCGCCTCCGCTCGAGCCTCGAGGCCTCCAGCCTGGCCGCCCGGATGCGCTCCTCCAGGCGGGCCCTCTCCCCTGTGAAGTCCACGGCCAGGCGGGTGCGCTTCTCCTCCAGGGACCGGACCTTGGCCTCGGCCTCCGTCAGGCGCAGGAGGGGCTCCGCTCCCTGGGCGGCCAGATAGCGGATCCTCGCCAGGGCCTCCCGGGCCTGGAGCAGCTCCCTCTCCACGGCCTCCCGCTCCACCCGGTAGCGCTCCTCCAGTCGGGCCAGGTCCGCCTCGAGGCGGGCCGCCTCCTCCCGGGCGGCCTGCGCCCTCTCGGAAAGCTCCTCCAGGGGCACATCATCCACATAGCGGGCCAGAGGCTCCCCCTCCTCCACCCGATCCCCAGGGCGCACCAGGAGGCCGGAGAGGCTGGGAAGGTCGGGGATGACGATGGGGTGGAACTGCGGCAGGGTGGGGAGGCTGGGGAGGACGAGGGAAGCCTCCTCCCCGGGGGCGAAGGCGGCCCGCACCACAGCGCTCCCCGCCTTCAGGTACAGGCCGGAGAGGGGATGCAGATCCTCTGGCCGGGCGGCGTGGAAAACCAGGCGGGGCGGGCTCGCCGTGGCCGCCACCCTGGGGTAGGTCCCCACCGGGGCCACCAGGGGCGGGGGCTCGGTGGCGGGCACCGCTTCCCCGGTGATCCACACCCGGCGGGCCCCCGGGGGAGGGCCTGGAGGAGCTCCCCCACCAGCCTCCCCGAGAGGTCCACCCGCCACTCCCTCAGAACCTGGGCCCGTCCCCGGTGCATGCGCACCCGGTAGGCCACCACCTGCCCG carries:
- a CDS encoding helix-turn-helix domain-containing protein codes for the protein MPRRPLYDPEKFRGLPCSARLVWFHIWALGEGEYSARELAQDLEMSPDAAARALRLLTERGLLEVVRPPAGSRAGVYRVARKVSNTPPISSPGPA